In Pongo abelii isolate AG06213 chromosome 22, NHGRI_mPonAbe1-v2.0_pri, whole genome shotgun sequence, the following are encoded in one genomic region:
- the RSPH1 gene encoding radial spoke head 1 homolog isoform X3: MSDLGSEELEEEGENDIGEYEGGRNEAGERHGRGRARLPNGDTYEGSYEFGKRHGQGIYKFKNGARYIGEYVRNKKHGQGTFIYPDGSRYEGEWANDLRHGHGVYYYINNDTYTGEWFAHQRHGQGTYLYAETGSKYVGTWVNGQQEGTAELIHLNHRYQGKFLNKNPVGPGKYVFDVGCEQHGEYRLTDMERGEEEEEEELVTVVPKWKATKITELALWTPTLPKEPTSTDGPGQEAPGAESAGEPGEEAQALLEGFEGEMDMRPGDEDADVLREESREYDQEEFRYDMDEGNINSEEEETRQSELQD, translated from the exons GAATATGAGGGGGGTCGGAATGAGGCAGGCGAAAGGCACGGACGTGGGAGGGCACGGCTACCCAACGGGGACACCTACGAAGGGAGCTACGAATTCGGTAAAAGACATGGCCAG GGgatctacaaatttaaaaatggtgCTCGATATATCGGAGAATatgttagaaataaaaagcacGGTCAAGGCACTTTTATATATCCAGATGGATCCAGATATGAAG GAGAGTGGGCAAATGACCTGAGGCATGGCCATGGCGTATACTACTACATCAATAATGACACCTACACCGGAGAGTGGTTTGCTCATCAAAG GCATGGGCAAGGCACCTATTTATACGCGGAGACGGGCAGTAAGTATGTTGGCACCTGGGTGAACGGACAGCAGGAGGGCACGGCCGAGCTCATTCACCTGAACCACAGGTACCAGGGCAAGTTCTTGAACAAAAAT CCTGTTGGCCCTGGAAAGTATGTATTTGATGTTGGGTGTGAACAACATGGTGAATATCGTTTAACAGATATG gaaagaggagaagaggaagaggaggaagaattaGTAACTGTTGTTCCAAAATGGAAAGCTACCAAAATCACTGAATTGGCCCTGTGGACACCAACTCTCCCCAAAGAGCCGACCTCTACGGATGGACCTGGCCAAGAGGCTCCAGGAGCTGAGA GTGCAGGAGAACCCGGGGAGGAGGCCCAGGCTCTGCTGGAGGGCTTCGAGGGTGAGATGGACATGAGGCCTGGAGATGAAGATGCAGACGTCCTCCGGGAGGAGAGCCGGGAGTATGACCAGGAGGAGTTCCGCTATGACATGGATGAGG gAAACATTAATTCTGAAGAAGAAGAAACTAGACAGTCAGAGCTCCAGGACTAA